Proteins co-encoded in one Arachis hypogaea cultivar Tifrunner chromosome 13, arahy.Tifrunner.gnm2.J5K5, whole genome shotgun sequence genomic window:
- the LOC112738075 gene encoding aldehyde oxidase GLOX1-like: MGRLGKRKEMANHLNKVFFILTLTFLFLDVSAQIIHRHPRPPRFPLPMIDIFHHNGNDGEAYNNFFKLPKGWHGPENNRFPFHPPGLFGNGVNNNDEGDDKEGEENSRKEKKGDLNIRWKGGWELINEESGVSAMHINLLPTNKILVIDAKVYRVSRLKLPEGAKCIPFRDEAANADREDCWAHAMEYDIFTNEVRPLRIGEGDPWCSSGGLSPDGTLVSTGGFFDGAKSIRHFGGPACTTGECQFREYNNLLKEERWYGTQQILANGQFIVVGGRRAFSYEFVPREEGKASEKPYFFPFLYETSDLDENNLYPFVHMIPDGNLFIFSNNRSLLLNPTTNKVLRTFPVLPGGSRNYPASGMSVLLPIDLNAAAANASKPIKAEVLMCGGNTPDAFDLAEKKKIFLPALKDCNRMVITDPKPFWDKEEMPSGRVMGDALLLPNGQVLMINGAQEGTAAWWDADKPNYTPVLYSPENPKGERFRQLESTNIARMYHSTSAVLPTGKIWVAGSNTHNTYKANDRFPTETRVEAFSPPYLDPIYARFRPRIHEEETLKEFTYGQVFKIQFSVKDSPFAEAYLDDVKVTMYYPPFTTHGIAMGQRLVVLRKHSMRLTQPILGIYRIRVDAPPSGAVAPPGYYMLSVVYRGVPSAAMWVRIKEL, from the exons ATGGGAAGACtggggaaaagaaaagaaatggcaAATCATTTGAACAAGGTTTTTTTTATTCTCACGTTAACATTCTTGTTCCTCGATGTGAGTGCCCAAATAATACACAGGCATCCAAGGCCTCCAAGGTTTCCATTACCAATGATTGATATTTTCCATCATAACGGTAATGATGGCGAAGCATATAACAATTTCTTCAAGCTGCCGAAAGGATGGCATGGCCCAGAAAACAATCGTTTCCCCTTTCACCCACCAGGACTCTTCGGAAATGGTGTGAACAACAACGACGAGGGTGATGATAAAGAAGGAGAGGAGAATTCAAGGAAGGAGAAAAAGGGTGATTTGAATATAAGATGGAAGGGTGGATGGGAGCTAATTAACGAGGAATCTGGCGTGTCTGCCATGCATATCAACTTGTTGCCCACAAACAAGATCTTAGTAATTGATGCCAAGGTATACCGCGTCTCCAGGTTGAAGCTTCCAGAAGGTGCAAAGTGCATTCCTTTCAGAGATGAAGCTGCCAACGCGGACAGAGAGGATTGTTGGGCTCATGCCATGGAATATGATATCTTTACCAATGAAGTTAGACCTCTCAGGATTGGTGAGGGAGATCCATGGTGCTCCAGCGGCGGCCTTTCTCCCGACGGCACTCTTGTCAGCACCGGCGGCTTCTTCGACGGAGCCAAATCCATCAGACACTTCGGCGGTCCTGCCTGCACCACCGGTGAATGCCAGTTCAGGGAATATAACAATCTGCTCAAAGAAGAAAGATG GTATGGAACTCAACAAATTTTAGCGAATGGACAATTCATAGTGGTAGGAGGGAGAAGGGCATTCAGCTATGAGTTTGTGCCGAGGGAGGAAGGAAAAGCAAGCGAGAAACCCTACTTCTTCCCGTTCCTGTATGAGACTTCGGACTTGGACGAGAACAACCTCTACCCATTCGTCCACATGATCCCCGACGGAAacctcttcatcttctccaacaACCGCTCTCTCCTCCTAAACCCAACCACCAACAAGGTCTTGCGCACCTTCCCCGTCCTCCCAGGGGGCTCACGCAACTACCCCGCCTCCGGCATGTCCGTCCTCCTCCCCATCGACCTCAACGCCGCCGCAGCCAACGCCTCCAAGCCCATCAAGGCCGAGGTCCTCATGTGCGGTGGAAACACCCCGGATGCTTTCGATCTTGCTGAGAAGAAGAAGATCTTCCTGCCGGCTCTGAAAGACTGCAACAGGATGGTCATCACGGACCCCAAACCCTTCTGGGACAAAGAAGAGATGCCGTCGGGGAGGGTCATGGGAGACGCTCTGCTGCTCCCCAACGGACAAGTGTTGATGATAAACGGTGCACAAGAGGGAACCGCCGCGTGGTGGGACGCTGATAAACCCAACTACACACCGGTTCTGTACTCCCCTGAGAATCCCAAGGGTGAGAGGTTCAGGCAGTTGGAGAGCACAAACATAGCCAGAATGTACCATTCAACATCGGCAGTGCTTCCCACTGGCAAGATCTGGGTTGCCGGAAGCAACACTCACAACACTTACAAGGCCAACGACAGGTTCCCGACTGAGACCAGGGTCGAGGCATTCTCTCCTCCTTATCTGGACCCCATATACGCAAGGTTCAGGCCCAGGATCCATGAGGAGGAGACCTTGAAGGAATTCACATACGGGCAAGTGTTCAAGATACAGTTCTCGGTGAAGGATTCTCCTTTCGCAGAGGCGTACCTGGATGATGTTAAGGTCACTATGTATTACCCTCCATTCACTACTCACGGGATTGCCATGGGTCAGAGATTGGTGGTTCTCAGGAAGCACAGCATGAGGTTAACGCAACCTATCTTGGGGATATATAGGATTCGTGTCGACGCTCCGCCATCTGGTGCCGTTGCTCCTCCTGGATACTACATGCTCTCCGTTGTCTACCGTGGCGTACCTAGCGCCGCAATGTGGGTCCGCATCAAAGAGCTGTAG